A part of Maridesulfovibrio hydrothermalis AM13 = DSM 14728 genomic DNA contains:
- a CDS encoding ABC transporter substrate-binding protein, producing the protein MMKRTITLTVLMAAMLFASTAFATLKVGVLSDLTGPTSSVGVPYAQGIKDCIAYVNANGGIKGEKIELIQVDYAYNIQQALAAYKRFKSQGIVAMQGWGTGDTEALVRFVSRDRIPVFSASYSAHLMNPEKAPYNFTIAPDYSTQGRAGLKYIKDNWKKDRAPKIAFVYPDKPYGHVPLPAMKEYAEEIGFEITGDEVLSLKAMDATPQLLGLKKQNPDFVWVGGTTPSTAVLMKDAKKLGFNGKFLINIWGNDENLAKMAGPACEGNYGMQAAAVYGQNVPGMKVVKAQTKGQPQMTHYLRGFVSAMVMAEGMKKASANGKVTGQSIKEALETLRDYDPMGLAPAISYFPKDHRPSMAVNVCTVKDGNLEFVETVTLSRDAKWLGK; encoded by the coding sequence ATGATGAAAAGAACAATAACCTTAACAGTTCTCATGGCAGCGATGCTTTTTGCATCCACAGCTTTTGCGACACTTAAAGTAGGTGTGCTTTCAGATCTTACCGGCCCGACATCCAGCGTGGGTGTCCCCTACGCACAGGGCATTAAAGACTGCATCGCTTACGTAAATGCCAACGGCGGCATCAAAGGCGAAAAGATTGAACTTATTCAAGTGGATTACGCATATAACATTCAGCAGGCACTTGCCGCATACAAACGTTTTAAATCTCAGGGCATTGTAGCAATGCAAGGCTGGGGAACAGGTGATACTGAAGCACTGGTACGTTTTGTATCCCGTGACAGAATCCCGGTATTCTCCGCATCATACTCTGCGCATCTCATGAATCCTGAAAAGGCTCCTTATAACTTTACCATCGCACCGGACTATTCCACGCAGGGCCGCGCCGGCTTGAAATACATCAAAGATAACTGGAAAAAAGACCGTGCCCCGAAAATTGCTTTTGTCTATCCTGATAAGCCTTACGGACACGTTCCCCTTCCCGCAATGAAGGAATATGCTGAAGAAATCGGCTTTGAAATCACAGGTGACGAAGTTCTGAGCCTGAAAGCTATGGACGCAACCCCTCAATTGCTGGGACTGAAAAAACAAAACCCTGACTTCGTATGGGTAGGCGGAACCACACCTTCCACAGCTGTTCTGATGAAGGATGCCAAAAAGCTCGGCTTCAATGGAAAATTCCTCATAAATATCTGGGGGAATGACGAGAACCTCGCCAAAATGGCCGGACCTGCTTGCGAAGGAAACTACGGAATGCAGGCTGCTGCTGTTTACGGTCAGAACGTACCGGGTATGAAAGTTGTTAAAGCACAGACCAAAGGTCAACCGCAGATGACTCATTACCTGCGCGGGTTTGTCTCAGCAATGGTTATGGCTGAAGGCATGAAAAAGGCATCTGCTAACGGCAAAGTAACCGGGCAATCCATCAAAGAGGCACTGGAAACTCTGCGTGATTATGATCCGATGGGCCTCGCTCCTGCAATCAGCTACTTCCCCAAAGATCATCGCCCAAGCATGGCTGTTAACGTCTGTACTGTTAAAGACGGCAACCTTGAGTTCGTTGAAACAGTTACACTTTCCCGCGATGCAAAATGGCTTGGCAAATAA
- a CDS encoding branched-chain amino acid ABC transporter permease: protein MQKCGLFFTTYNSEDQLFPSKFQKLCLGLFMAAMLIAPYVLDFYYISVMNLIMIAVIAAVSLNLLTGVCGQMSLGHGAFVGVGAYGCGVLAAKGLPFIICLLGGGCMAALAGMFFGIPSLRLKGIYLAISTLAAQLILEYVFLHWTSFTGGANGMPVDPPSLLGYQFDSDEKMFYLIFAITTLCVLGVTNIIRSRSGRAFVAIRDFYQSAENVGVNLFQFKLQAFATSSFIAGIAGGLWAYYTMYITPEQFSIGLSISYLAMIIIGGMGSVLGSIFGAIFITLLPELLNTATSMLSAFAPDVSSLVAPLKEGIFGMTLVLFLIFEPEGLVRKWKLIKAYWKLYPFAY from the coding sequence ATGCAGAAATGCGGACTTTTTTTCACAACATACAATAGCGAAGACCAGCTTTTCCCGTCAAAATTCCAGAAACTCTGTCTGGGTCTTTTCATGGCGGCAATGCTTATCGCCCCGTATGTACTGGACTTCTACTATATATCAGTAATGAACCTGATCATGATCGCGGTAATCGCGGCAGTATCACTTAATCTGCTCACCGGAGTCTGCGGTCAGATGTCACTTGGACACGGCGCATTTGTCGGTGTCGGAGCATACGGCTGCGGCGTACTTGCTGCCAAAGGACTCCCCTTCATCATCTGTCTGCTGGGCGGAGGATGTATGGCAGCCTTAGCCGGAATGTTCTTCGGCATTCCATCTCTGCGGCTCAAGGGAATTTATCTGGCAATATCCACTTTGGCCGCGCAACTGATTTTGGAGTACGTATTCCTGCACTGGACATCCTTCACAGGAGGGGCAAACGGCATGCCTGTCGACCCTCCATCACTGCTTGGATACCAATTCGATTCCGATGAAAAAATGTTTTACCTTATCTTTGCCATCACCACCCTCTGCGTTCTGGGCGTAACCAATATAATCCGCTCCAGATCAGGACGGGCTTTCGTAGCAATCCGCGACTTTTATCAGTCAGCCGAAAATGTAGGCGTGAACCTCTTCCAGTTCAAACTACAGGCTTTCGCCACAAGTTCGTTCATAGCCGGCATAGCCGGAGGACTCTGGGCCTATTACACCATGTACATAACTCCGGAACAATTCTCCATAGGGTTATCCATCAGCTATCTGGCTATGATCATCATAGGCGGCATGGGGTCAGTGCTCGGCTCGATATTCGGTGCCATATTCATCACTTTGCTGCCTGAACTGCTCAATACAGCAACCTCCATGCTTTCTGCGTTTGCACCGGACGTAAGCTCCCTTGTCGCACCACTTAAAGAAGGCATTTTCGGAATGACTCTGGTGCTCTTTCTTATATTCGAGCCGGAAGGACTGGTTCGCAAGTGGAAGCTGATCAAGGCTTACTGGAAGCTGTATCCATTTGCTTACTAG
- a CDS encoding branched-chain amino acid ABC transporter permease, translating to MEYYLQLIINGLVVGSIYSLVALGFVIIYKATKVVNFAQGEMVMAGAYICFALTVQYQLPFLLSFIITLVFSVILGMLIERMVLRPLIGEPIISVVMVTIGLSSILKSLVQVFWGTQIRVFPPILPQEPFMIFGLPIAPVYIAAFVLCLLLFAVFSLFFKYSSLGIAMRATAFDQQAAQSMGIGIKNIFALSWCIAAVVSSIGGIILGNINGINSQLGHLGLKVFPAVILGGLDSLLGAALGGLIIGVLENISEGLARDLLGLGGFKEVASFLVLVIILMIKPYGLFGTEEIERV from the coding sequence ATGGAATATTATCTCCAGCTCATAATCAACGGTCTCGTTGTAGGCTCTATCTACAGCCTTGTGGCACTGGGCTTTGTCATTATCTATAAGGCCACCAAGGTAGTTAACTTTGCGCAGGGTGAAATGGTCATGGCCGGGGCATACATCTGTTTTGCACTTACTGTGCAATACCAGTTGCCATTTCTGCTCTCCTTTATCATCACGCTGGTTTTCTCGGTAATACTGGGGATGCTTATTGAAAGAATGGTCCTCAGACCGCTCATCGGCGAACCGATCATATCAGTTGTTATGGTTACCATCGGACTTTCCTCAATCCTCAAATCCTTAGTACAGGTCTTCTGGGGTACACAAATCAGGGTTTTTCCCCCCATTTTGCCGCAGGAGCCGTTTATGATTTTCGGACTTCCCATTGCGCCGGTATATATAGCTGCATTTGTTTTATGTCTGCTGCTCTTCGCAGTATTCTCCCTGTTCTTCAAATACTCATCGCTTGGCATTGCCATGCGCGCCACAGCTTTTGACCAGCAGGCTGCACAATCTATGGGGATCGGCATCAAAAACATCTTTGCCCTGTCATGGTGTATTGCAGCGGTTGTGTCCTCCATAGGTGGAATCATCCTCGGGAACATCAATGGCATCAACTCCCAGCTCGGCCATCTCGGGCTGAAAGTCTTCCCGGCAGTTATTCTCGGCGGACTGGACAGCCTGCTCGGAGCTGCTCTCGGCGGCCTGATTATTGGTGTGCTTGAAAATATCAGTGAAGGGCTGGCAAGAGATCTGCTGGGACTCGGCGGATTTAAAGAAGTGGCATCCTTTCTGGTGCTGGTCATCATCCTCATGATTAAACCTTACGGACTCTTCGGCACTGAAGAAATTGAGAGAGTGTAA
- a CDS encoding AMP-binding protein has protein sequence MNNTYNTTLPALLIKNAKERGSRTAMREKYLGVWQPFSYRQYLTITSEFAAGLKYMGFDKGDAIVIIGDNRPEWLWAQLAIQGLGGFSVGLYQDSPADEIGYVFTLSEAKLVVAEDQEQVDKILSIRDQLPALRYIIYHDPKGLVDYDVNGLMSFDEVRELNKDQAYLFEVWAKSTSPDDVAIIATTSGSTGRPKLAMLTHENLLSMAWNLGDSDPKQESDEFVSFLPLAWMGEQMMAVASALLFGFCVNFPEEPDTIQDNIREIGPHLIFSPPRVWENMAAKVRVRIMETTPFKRWIFNLLLPMGTGYAEKVLRGEKPGAIETLGYKIAEIGLFRALRDRLGFSRIRSASTGGAPLGPDTFNFFHAMGINLKQIYGQTEIAGISCIHKDGEVNFDTVGEPIPETKIKISDEGEILSKSPAVFKGYLKNEEATAETLENGWLKSGDAGYFKDNGQLVIIDRLSDVMTLNNGIRFSPQFIENKIKFSTYIQEAVVIGQGMNYITAIICLDSDIAGRWAEQKQLTYTTYQDLASNPDLYDLISEEISIINESLQDGTAVKRFALLFKELDADDGELTRTRKIRRKVIEERYGDLIHALYNGKKGINLTTRIKYQDGSERTMSGDIAIRELKTLQGEIG, from the coding sequence ATGAATAATACATACAACACAACACTTCCGGCCCTGCTGATAAAGAATGCCAAAGAGCGCGGCAGCCGCACTGCAATGCGTGAAAAATATCTCGGAGTATGGCAGCCGTTTTCCTATCGGCAATATCTGACCATCACATCCGAATTTGCCGCAGGGCTGAAATACATGGGATTTGATAAAGGTGATGCCATTGTCATCATCGGCGATAACCGCCCTGAATGGCTCTGGGCGCAGCTTGCCATTCAAGGGCTGGGCGGTTTTTCTGTAGGACTTTATCAGGACTCACCAGCTGATGAAATAGGTTACGTCTTCACTCTTTCCGAAGCAAAACTCGTTGTGGCGGAAGATCAGGAGCAGGTTGATAAGATTCTGTCCATCCGCGATCAACTCCCCGCCCTTAGATACATTATTTATCATGATCCCAAAGGGCTTGTGGATTACGATGTAAACGGACTCATGTCCTTTGACGAAGTCCGTGAGCTGAACAAAGATCAGGCATATCTGTTTGAAGTCTGGGCCAAAAGTACATCACCTGATGACGTGGCCATCATTGCGACCACATCAGGGTCTACCGGCAGACCCAAACTTGCCATGTTAACCCATGAAAACCTGCTTTCAATGGCATGGAATCTCGGTGATTCAGATCCCAAGCAGGAATCTGACGAATTCGTCTCTTTCCTTCCTCTTGCCTGGATGGGCGAGCAGATGATGGCTGTTGCCTCGGCGCTGCTCTTCGGTTTCTGCGTTAACTTTCCTGAAGAACCGGATACCATACAGGATAACATCCGCGAGATCGGCCCTCATCTCATATTCTCCCCTCCAAGGGTATGGGAGAACATGGCTGCAAAAGTGCGGGTACGCATCATGGAGACCACCCCGTTCAAACGCTGGATATTCAACCTGCTTCTACCTATGGGTACTGGATATGCTGAAAAAGTTTTACGCGGTGAAAAACCCGGTGCAATAGAAACCCTCGGTTACAAAATTGCTGAAATAGGCTTATTTAGAGCTTTGCGTGATAGACTGGGCTTCTCCCGCATCCGCTCCGCCTCAACAGGCGGTGCGCCCCTCGGTCCGGATACCTTCAACTTCTTTCATGCTATGGGTATTAACCTTAAGCAGATTTACGGACAGACTGAAATTGCGGGCATTTCCTGTATCCATAAAGACGGTGAAGTCAATTTTGATACCGTTGGCGAACCCATCCCGGAAACAAAAATCAAAATTTCCGATGAAGGAGAGATCCTGTCCAAAAGCCCGGCAGTCTTCAAGGGCTACCTCAAAAATGAAGAAGCCACGGCTGAAACGCTGGAAAACGGCTGGCTGAAATCAGGTGATGCCGGATACTTCAAGGATAACGGACAGCTGGTCATCATTGACCGTTTATCCGATGTAATGACCCTGAATAACGGTATCCGCTTCTCACCGCAGTTTATTGAAAACAAGATCAAATTCTCTACCTACATACAGGAAGCAGTGGTTATCGGTCAGGGCATGAATTACATAACGGCCATCATCTGTCTGGACAGTGACATTGCCGGACGCTGGGCCGAACAGAAACAGCTGACCTACACCACCTATCAGGATCTGGCCTCCAACCCGGACCTCTACGACCTGATCAGCGAAGAAATTTCCATCATCAACGAAAGTCTGCAGGACGGAACCGCAGTCAAACGTTTTGCCCTGCTCTTCAAAGAACTGGACGCAGATGACGGAGAGCTGACCCGTACCCGTAAAATTCGCAGAAAGGTCATCGAAGAACGATACGGCGACCTTATCCATGCTCTTTACAATGGGAAAAAAGGCATCAACCTCACAACACGCATTAAGTATCAGGACGGTTCAGAACGGACCATGTCCGGTGATATTGCAATCCGCGAACTCAAGACTCTGCAAGGAGAAATCGGCTAA
- a CDS encoding ABC transporter ATP-binding protein, producing MNGNNPFKPDCDFVSDYESMLTISNVTLTFKGVAALSRVSCDVKHGSITSLIGPNGAGKTSMLNCISGRYTPDKGSITLNGMEMLGTRACKRTNFGMARTFQNIALFKGLSVLDNLMVGRHSRIEYGLLASILYFGKARKEESAHRRRVEEIIDFLGLSPYRHQAAGHLPYGIQKKVELGRALAAEPELLLLDEPMAGMNLEETEDMARYILDINEEWDISIFLVEHDMGVVMDLSDHVIVLDFGRVLACGTPEEIQKNDRVISAYLGDEGGLYQGR from the coding sequence ATGAATGGGAATAACCCCTTTAAACCGGACTGCGACTTCGTTTCAGATTATGAGTCAATGTTAACCATCAGCAACGTAACCCTTACTTTTAAAGGAGTTGCCGCACTTTCACGAGTATCCTGTGACGTTAAACATGGCAGCATCACCTCTTTGATCGGTCCTAACGGTGCTGGCAAAACCAGCATGCTCAACTGTATTTCCGGTCGTTATACGCCTGACAAAGGTTCCATCACTCTTAATGGAATGGAAATGCTTGGAACCAGAGCCTGCAAACGAACCAACTTCGGCATGGCCCGCACTTTTCAGAACATTGCGTTGTTCAAAGGATTATCCGTTCTGGATAACCTCATGGTAGGCCGCCATTCACGTATCGAATACGGTCTTTTGGCATCAATTTTATACTTTGGAAAAGCCCGCAAGGAAGAATCAGCTCATCGCCGGCGCGTTGAAGAAATTATCGATTTCCTAGGTCTCTCTCCCTATCGCCATCAGGCCGCGGGCCACCTTCCTTATGGCATTCAGAAAAAGGTGGAGCTGGGCCGTGCCCTAGCGGCCGAGCCTGAACTGCTGCTTCTCGACGAACCCATGGCAGGCATGAATCTGGAAGAAACCGAAGACATGGCCCGCTATATTCTCGATATTAATGAAGAATGGGATATTTCCATATTTCTGGTGGAGCACGATATGGGCGTTGTTATGGATCTTTCCGACCATGTTATTGTTCTTGACTTCGGGCGTGTTCTGGCCTGCGGCACTCCAGAAGAAATTCAGAAAAACGACAGGGTAATCAGTGCCTACCTCGGTGACGAGGGCGGTCTTTATCAGGGACGCTAA
- a CDS encoding CBS domain-containing protein has product MYVGLKMLKDFMPQSPDALAEDASILMDDNMLWMLLIVEEGKLVGYIRKEDISAAMPSTMTGLDKHEINYLLSKLTLRKIMRTDITTVSPETEIEAAAVIMRAKNLAGLAVVDAGNKLLGYINRNVILDVLADEMGFAEGGSRIVFEVEDRPGVLKHVSSLIDDLGYSIISTGTFNHNSRRMVVIRINAENPSSVAASLQKNGYDVVGPEDFRDEWE; this is encoded by the coding sequence ATGTATGTCGGGCTAAAAATGCTGAAAGATTTTATGCCGCAATCACCGGATGCGCTGGCAGAGGATGCATCCATCCTCATGGATGATAATATGCTGTGGATGCTGCTCATCGTAGAAGAGGGCAAACTTGTAGGGTATATTCGCAAAGAGGATATAAGTGCTGCAATGCCGTCCACCATGACCGGACTGGACAAACACGAAATCAACTACCTGCTTTCCAAACTGACCCTGCGCAAAATCATGCGCACCGACATAACCACCGTCAGCCCTGAAACAGAAATCGAAGCTGCCGCTGTTATCATGCGCGCAAAAAACCTCGCCGGTCTCGCCGTAGTTGATGCCGGCAACAAACTGCTCGGCTACATCAACCGCAACGTCATTCTGGATGTTCTGGCGGATGAAATGGGTTTTGCAGAAGGCGGATCGCGCATCGTATTTGAAGTTGAAGACCGTCCCGGGGTTCTTAAACATGTTTCATCACTCATCGATGATCTCGGCTATTCCATAATTTCAACAGGTACATTCAACCATAACTCACGCAGAATGGTTGTTATCCGTATCAACGCTGAAAACCCCTCATCTGTTGCCGCTTCTTTGCAGAAAAATGGATATGACGTTGTAGGACCGGAGGATTTCAGGGATGAATGGGAATAA
- a CDS encoding SDR family NAD(P)-dependent oxidoreductase, with protein sequence MKNKNVLITGGNKGIGLVLTEKFVADGANVIVVARDFSSFELKNHPQVKTVEYDLKEVAGIPDMIAGLPGIDILINNAGIMYATPHTEYTAEQIDTMLKINIEAPVTLCTAVSKHMIAKGAGRIVNNSSIAGQIGHPDVWYGITKAGMINMTKSFAKILGPSGIVVNAVAPGPIATEMLHTIPADRKKAIKAAVYTGRFGQPEEVASAMHWLATDCPEYINGTCIDINNGSFPR encoded by the coding sequence ATGAAAAATAAAAATGTTCTGATCACAGGCGGAAATAAAGGAATCGGGCTGGTTTTAACTGAAAAATTCGTAGCTGACGGCGCAAATGTAATAGTTGTGGCCCGCGACTTTTCAAGCTTTGAGCTTAAGAACCATCCACAAGTTAAAACAGTTGAATATGATCTCAAAGAAGTCGCCGGAATCCCTGATATGATAGCCGGACTTCCGGGCATTGATATCCTCATAAACAATGCCGGAATCATGTACGCCACACCTCACACTGAATACACTGCTGAACAAATCGATACCATGCTCAAAATAAATATCGAAGCCCCCGTAACCCTCTGCACCGCAGTATCAAAACATATGATAGCCAAAGGAGCCGGCCGCATAGTCAATAACTCTTCTATTGCCGGACAGATAGGACATCCTGATGTATGGTATGGCATCACCAAAGCAGGCATGATCAACATGACCAAAAGCTTTGCTAAAATACTCGGCCCCAGCGGCATCGTTGTGAACGCCGTCGCCCCCGGTCCTATTGCAACGGAAATGCTGCACACAATCCCCGCGGACCGTAAAAAAGCTATCAAAGCCGCAGTCTACACCGGAAGATTCGGCCAGCCCGAAGAAGTCGCCAGCGCCATGCACTGGCTGGCAACTGACTGCCCTGAATACATTAACGGAACTTGCATTGATATTAATAACGGTTCCTTCCCGCGCTAG
- a CDS encoding GAF domain-containing sensor histidine kinase: protein MKNEILKYIGQSLLANIDEMAAEYAVLLVKYQPRWYGAVDFEELKRGSGVGLSSTLDCFIRGDFAPLDNYFQGCAHIKLNRGVGIGDVVEGTMLGKHVFLKFGRKYCADQDEYVEFLNELERFYFEIVTVTTERYSEMLLSKLNAEHVRNKLLLEASRTVTSTLDPDEALEKLAEVLAGTVDDGCCTIFLVNSETGGLAPSAGFGYASAECQRALGGLRLCSSGSSLRGVNGESYGLCTVNKASSSCADLLPEAVRSGSVSLFPITNGETTAGVALVSSGKKGFTFDDATTELIGGILNAVAVAIESAATARKTKRQLMESESLRRVANILLQSPEGKNGDVLALIVDEARGIISGTGSSILLQDGRGLNVVCTTGEPKCPKDVFSIEDSYYGKIFKSGKTAIISDAQSEIPAGECNDDVRTLIVVPLLEGYKKLGLLLVSNKSGGFDYEDKRIMEMFAAQAVLAIRNSRLFEQSEKLVVQGERQRLARELHDSVTQALYAITFCSDAAVRSLDSGRQSSAVEQLKALQGMAQQAMRDMRSLIFDLHPPELESEGLVGALQARLNAVEVRSGLSAELLVEGNERRLPLRIEEELFRIAIEALNNSTKHSKAESVLVKVIFDDGFTIMLVVDDGKGFNLETLPTGGMGLRGIRERAQRINAELEIDSTIDQGTSVKVFIYDKFAGRGGSNE, encoded by the coding sequence ATGAAAAATGAGATTTTAAAATATATCGGGCAATCCCTGTTAGCGAATATAGATGAAATGGCAGCCGAGTATGCTGTTTTGCTGGTTAAATACCAACCGCGCTGGTATGGGGCTGTTGATTTTGAAGAGCTTAAAAGAGGATCAGGGGTCGGTCTGTCCAGTACTTTAGATTGTTTTATACGGGGCGATTTTGCTCCCTTGGATAACTACTTTCAAGGTTGTGCTCATATTAAGCTGAATCGCGGGGTAGGTATCGGAGATGTGGTTGAAGGAACTATGCTGGGCAAACATGTTTTCCTGAAATTTGGACGCAAATATTGTGCTGATCAGGATGAATATGTTGAATTTTTGAATGAACTTGAAAGGTTTTATTTTGAAATCGTAACTGTGACCACAGAGCGTTATTCAGAGATGCTGCTTTCAAAGCTTAATGCTGAGCATGTGCGCAATAAACTTTTGCTTGAGGCTTCGCGCACAGTTACCAGCACACTTGATCCTGATGAAGCTCTCGAAAAGCTTGCTGAGGTCCTTGCCGGAACGGTTGATGACGGCTGCTGCACAATTTTTCTGGTCAATTCTGAAACAGGTGGACTCGCTCCCAGTGCTGGATTTGGGTATGCTTCGGCGGAGTGCCAAAGAGCTTTAGGCGGTCTGCGGCTGTGCTCTTCCGGAAGCAGCTTGCGCGGGGTCAATGGTGAAAGTTACGGGCTGTGTACTGTCAATAAAGCCAGTTCATCGTGTGCGGATCTTTTGCCGGAGGCTGTGCGTTCGGGGAGTGTCTCTCTTTTTCCCATCACCAACGGCGAAACTACTGCCGGTGTGGCTCTGGTTTCATCGGGTAAAAAGGGCTTTACCTTTGATGATGCAACCACTGAGCTTATCGGCGGAATTCTTAACGCTGTAGCTGTGGCTATTGAAAGTGCTGCTACTGCCAGAAAGACCAAACGCCAGCTTATGGAAAGTGAAAGTTTGCGGCGTGTTGCAAATATTCTGCTTCAAAGTCCGGAAGGGAAGAACGGTGACGTGCTTGCTTTGATTGTAGATGAGGCCAGAGGGATTATCAGTGGTACGGGCAGTTCTATCCTGCTTCAGGACGGGCGGGGGTTAAATGTTGTTTGTACTACCGGTGAACCTAAGTGTCCGAAAGATGTGTTCTCGATTGAAGATTCTTATTACGGAAAAATTTTTAAGTCTGGAAAAACAGCAATTATCAGTGATGCTCAGAGCGAAATTCCTGCTGGTGAATGTAATGATGATGTAAGAACGCTTATAGTTGTTCCTTTGCTGGAGGGGTATAAAAAGCTGGGTCTGCTCCTTGTTTCAAATAAGTCCGGCGGGTTTGATTACGAAGACAAGCGGATCATGGAAATGTTTGCGGCTCAGGCTGTGCTGGCTATTCGGAACAGCCGTTTGTTTGAACAGAGTGAAAAGCTGGTGGTTCAGGGGGAACGGCAGCGTCTGGCCCGTGAGCTTCATGATTCGGTCACTCAGGCTCTTTATGCCATAACTTTCTGTTCTGACGCTGCGGTGCGCTCCCTTGATTCCGGCAGGCAGTCGTCAGCTGTTGAGCAGCTTAAAGCATTGCAGGGCATGGCGCAGCAGGCCATGCGTGATATGCGTTCGTTGATTTTTGATTTGCATCCGCCGGAACTTGAAAGTGAAGGACTGGTAGGTGCTTTGCAGGCAAGGCTTAATGCCGTTGAAGTGCGTTCCGGTCTAAGTGCTGAACTGCTGGTAGAGGGGAATGAAAGAAGGTTGCCGTTGCGTATTGAGGAAGAACTATTCCGTATTGCCATTGAGGCTCTTAATAATTCTACCAAGCATTCAAAGGCTGAATCTGTACTCGTAAAAGTTATTTTTGATGACGGTTTTACCATCATGCTGGTTGTTGATGATGGAAAAGGATTTAATCTTGAAACATTGCCGACCGGTGGAATGGGGCTGCGCGGGATACGCGAAAGGGCACAGCGTATCAATGCTGAGCTTGAAATAGACAGCACAATTGATCAGGGAACATCAGTCAAGGTTTTTATATATGACAAATTTGCAGGGCGGGGAGGAAGTAATGAGTGA
- a CDS encoding response regulator, which produces MSEVIRVLLVDDHDIVRIGVRSFLGSFDDIDVVGEAANGQEAVKLAAELSPDIILMDMLMPVMDGIQAIREIRDRKLGGRVIALTSFATDDKLFPAIKAGAMGYLLKDSTPDELLEAVRRVYRGEPSLAPDIARKVLSELSHPADNIKPTPDPLTPREVETIQLVAKGKSNKAIAAELFVSEATVRTHMTSILSKLHLANRVEATLYALREGIASL; this is translated from the coding sequence ATGAGTGAAGTGATAAGGGTTCTTCTGGTTGATGATCATGATATAGTTCGTATCGGGGTGCGCAGTTTTCTGGGCAGCTTTGATGATATTGATGTTGTCGGCGAAGCTGCAAACGGTCAGGAAGCTGTGAAGCTGGCAGCTGAACTCTCGCCTGATATAATTTTGATGGATATGCTTATGCCGGTCATGGACGGAATTCAGGCTATCCGTGAGATTCGTGATCGTAAACTTGGCGGCAGGGTCATTGCGCTGACCAGCTTTGCTACCGATGATAAGCTTTTTCCTGCAATTAAGGCCGGGGCTATGGGATATTTACTTAAGGATTCCACTCCTGATGAATTGCTTGAGGCTGTCAGGCGTGTGTATCGCGGTGAACCTTCACTTGCTCCCGACATTGCCCGCAAGGTGCTTTCCGAACTTTCTCATCCTGCGGATAATATCAAGCCTACGCCGGACCCGCTTACTCCGCGAGAAGTGGAAACTATACAGCTTGTTGCTAAAGGCAAAAGCAACAAAGCGATTGCCGCTGAACTTTTCGTAAGTGAGGCCACTGTGCGCACTCACATGACCAGTATTTTGTCCAAACTGCATCTTGCCAATCGGGTTGAAGCAACACTTTACGCCCTGCGTGAGGGGATTGCGTCGCTTTAA
- a CDS encoding flavin reductase family protein, with protein sequence MKKSIKPGTLAFPTPVWCVGSYDGDGKPNVMTIAWGGICCSAPVSLTVSLRKATYTYQSILDRGAYTVSIPSVKYVAEADYFGLASGKNTDKFVVTGLTPVRSDLVDAPYVEEFPVIFECKLIQTVELGLHTQFIGEIVGIKADENILDEKGMPLMDKAQSFVFAPSNKDYRAIGDVVGQGFKSGKKFIS encoded by the coding sequence ATGAAAAAATCAATCAAACCCGGAACCTTGGCTTTTCCTACTCCTGTATGGTGCGTGGGCAGTTATGATGGAGATGGCAAGCCTAACGTAATGACTATTGCCTGGGGCGGAATCTGCTGTTCAGCTCCTGTTTCGCTCACAGTTTCATTGCGTAAGGCGACATATACTTATCAGTCCATTTTAGACCGTGGTGCTTATACTGTCTCCATTCCTTCGGTTAAATATGTTGCAGAAGCTGACTATTTCGGCCTCGCAAGTGGTAAAAATACCGATAAATTCGTTGTGACAGGGCTGACTCCGGTTCGTTCTGATCTGGTTGATGCGCCGTATGTTGAAGAGTTCCCTGTTATTTTTGAGTGCAAGCTTATTCAGACGGTTGAACTTGGCCTGCATACTCAGTTTATCGGTGAAATTGTTGGCATTAAGGCTGATGAAAACATTCTGGATGAAAAAGGAATGCCGTTGATGGATAAAGCTCAGTCTTTTGTTTTTGCTCCGTCAAATAAAGATTATCGCGCAATTGGTGATGTTGTAGGGCAGGGGTTCAAATCCGGTAAAAAATTTATATCCTGA